From one Streptomyces sp. R41 genomic stretch:
- a CDS encoding ABC transporter permease, which produces MYDPTVARLTYRGLLGRRRALILGALPVLLIVISAAVRSFSGADDQVASDVLGGFALATMVPIIGVIAGTGAIGPEIDDGSVVYLLAKPLRRPTIIFTKLIVAVAVTMAFSAVPTFIAGMILNGNGQQIAVAYTVAALVASIAYAALFLLLGTVTRHAVVFGLVYALVWEALFGSLVSGARTLSVQQWALAVGHKVTGGDLVTSDVGLPTATVLLAAVTVLATWYAGQRLRSLTLAGEE; this is translated from the coding sequence ATGTACGACCCCACAGTCGCCCGGCTCACCTATCGGGGCCTGCTCGGCCGCCGCCGGGCTCTCATCCTCGGCGCCCTGCCCGTTCTGCTCATCGTGATCTCGGCGGCCGTCCGCAGCTTCTCCGGAGCCGACGACCAGGTGGCCTCGGACGTACTCGGCGGATTCGCGCTCGCCACGATGGTCCCGATCATCGGCGTCATCGCCGGAACGGGCGCGATCGGGCCCGAGATCGACGACGGCTCGGTGGTGTATCTGCTCGCCAAGCCCCTGAGGCGGCCGACGATCATCTTCACCAAGCTGATCGTCGCGGTCGCCGTCACCATGGCCTTCTCGGCGGTGCCCACCTTTATCGCGGGCATGATCCTGAACGGCAACGGGCAGCAGATCGCCGTCGCCTACACCGTCGCCGCGCTGGTCGCCTCGATCGCGTACGCCGCGCTGTTCCTGCTCCTGGGGACGGTCACCCGGCACGCGGTGGTCTTCGGGCTCGTCTACGCGCTGGTCTGGGAGGCCCTCTTCGGGTCCCTGGTGTCCGGCGCGCGCACGCTGAGCGTCCAGCAGTGGGCGCTCGCGGTGGGACACAAGGTCACCGGCGGCGACCTCGTCACCTCGGACGTGGGCCTGCCGACCGCGACGGTGCTGCTGGCCGCGGTCACCGTGCTCGCCACCTGGTACGCCGGACAGCGGCTGCGGTCGCTGACGCTGGCGGGCGAGGAGTGA
- a CDS encoding RNA 2'-phosphotransferase, with translation MDERRTVKVSKYLSKHLRHQPERIGLTLGEGGWVEIETLMAAAAAHGFRFTREELDHVVAHNDKRRFAIEGTRIRASQGHSVEVDLGLPPATPPAYLYHGTVARNLDAIRAEGLRPMNRHDVHLSPDRETATRVGARRGRPVVLCVDAAAMHRDGHVFRVSANGVWLTQAVPPQYLRFPSAH, from the coding sequence ATGGATGAAAGACGCACCGTCAAGGTGTCGAAGTACCTCTCGAAGCATCTGCGGCACCAGCCCGAGCGGATCGGGCTCACGCTCGGCGAGGGCGGCTGGGTCGAGATCGAGACGCTGATGGCCGCGGCGGCCGCGCACGGATTCCGGTTCACGCGCGAGGAGCTCGATCATGTAGTGGCGCACAACGACAAGCGGCGCTTCGCGATCGAGGGGACCCGGATCCGCGCAAGCCAGGGCCACTCCGTCGAGGTCGACCTCGGACTGCCCCCGGCGACCCCGCCCGCGTACCTCTACCACGGGACCGTGGCCCGCAACCTGGACGCGATCCGCGCCGAGGGCCTGCGGCCCATGAACCGGCACGACGTGCACCTCTCGCCGGACCGGGAGACCGCGACCCGCGTCGGCGCCCGCCGCGGCCGGCCGGTCGTGCTCTGCGTGGACGCCGCCGCCATGCACCGCGACGGCCATGTCTTCCGGGTCAGCGCGAACGGAGTCTGGCTCACCCAGGCCGTACCCCCGCAGTACCTGCGGTTTCCCTCGGCGCACTGA
- a CDS encoding M24 family metallopeptidase, translating to MTTAVAGELSAELRGFREVQRLAYECAEAVAAQLRPGVTEREAARMQREWLRERGVRDWFHLPFAWFGDRTAFVNFRIPLQFFPTNRRLEPGMPFILDMAPVLKGFTADIGYSGSLGLNPVQDKLLADLEAHRELILREVRERRPLREIYEDVDRLMVRQGYANRHRAYPFGVIAHKVDRVKERPWSPHLFGFGTQSLKGLASDAIHGHRDGWSPLWSPYRFSDHPPQPGLWAVEPHLGFRGTGAKFEEILVVTDSKDPEASAFWLDDDLPHVRRWAEDK from the coding sequence ATGACGACGGCAGTGGCAGGCGAACTCTCCGCGGAACTGCGGGGGTTCAGAGAGGTCCAGCGTCTCGCGTACGAGTGCGCGGAGGCCGTGGCCGCGCAGCTGAGGCCCGGCGTGACCGAGCGCGAGGCGGCACGCATGCAGCGCGAGTGGCTGCGCGAGCGCGGGGTGCGGGACTGGTTCCATCTGCCCTTCGCCTGGTTCGGGGACCGCACGGCGTTCGTGAACTTCCGGATCCCGCTGCAGTTCTTCCCCACCAACCGCCGCCTGGAGCCGGGGATGCCGTTCATCCTCGACATGGCCCCGGTCCTCAAGGGCTTTACGGCGGACATCGGTTACTCGGGCTCGCTCGGGCTGAACCCCGTGCAGGACAAGCTGCTCGCCGACCTGGAGGCGCACCGCGAGCTGATCCTGCGCGAGGTGCGCGAGCGGCGGCCGCTGCGCGAGATCTACGAGGACGTGGACCGGCTCATGGTCCGCCAGGGCTATGCGAACCGCCACCGCGCGTATCCCTTCGGCGTGATCGCCCACAAGGTGGACCGCGTGAAGGAACGCCCCTGGTCGCCGCATCTGTTCGGGTTCGGCACCCAGTCCCTGAAGGGGCTGGCGAGCGACGCGATCCACGGGCACCGCGACGGCTGGTCGCCGCTGTGGTCGCCGTACAGGTTCTCCGACCATCCGCCCCAGCCGGGACTGTGGGCGGTCGAACCGCACCTCGGCTTCCGGGGTACGGGCGCGAAGTTCGAGGAGATCCTGGTCGTCACCGACTCCAAGGACCCTGAGGCGAGCGCGTTCTGGCTGGACGACGATCTGCCGCATGTGCGGCGCTGGGCGGAGGACAAGTGA
- a CDS encoding ABC transporter permease, which translates to MAIEQPLTQPGEQTRIHNIGYRNYDGPRLGRAYARRSLYSQSLRGAYGLGRSVKSKVLPMLLFVVMCVPALIMVAVAVATKAKDLPVDYTRYAVIMQAVIGLYVASQGPQSVSRDLRFKTVPLYFSRPIETVDYVRAKYAALASALFVLTAAPLIVLYVGALLAKLDFADQTKGFGQGLVSVALLSLLFAGIGLVISAVTPRRGFGIAAVIAALTISYGAVSTVQAIAFDQSSTGAVPWLGLFSPITLIDGVQTAFLGATSAFPGGEGPSSGQGVVYLIVVLGLIAGCYGLLMRRYRKVGL; encoded by the coding sequence ATGGCAATTGAGCAGCCCCTCACCCAGCCCGGTGAGCAGACCCGTATCCACAACATCGGCTACCGCAACTACGACGGCCCGCGCCTGGGCCGCGCCTACGCCCGCCGCTCGCTGTACTCGCAGTCCCTGCGCGGCGCCTACGGACTCGGCCGCTCGGTCAAGTCCAAGGTGCTGCCGATGCTGCTCTTCGTGGTGATGTGCGTCCCCGCGCTGATCATGGTGGCGGTCGCGGTCGCCACCAAGGCGAAGGACCTGCCCGTCGACTACACGCGCTACGCGGTCATCATGCAGGCCGTCATCGGCCTGTACGTCGCCTCCCAGGGACCCCAGTCCGTCTCGCGCGACCTGCGCTTCAAGACCGTACCGCTGTACTTCTCGCGGCCCATCGAGACCGTCGACTACGTACGCGCCAAGTACGCGGCCCTGGCCTCGGCGCTGTTCGTCCTCACGGCAGCGCCGCTGATCGTGCTCTACGTAGGCGCGCTGCTGGCCAAGCTCGACTTCGCCGACCAGACGAAGGGATTCGGACAGGGGCTCGTCTCCGTGGCACTGCTGTCGCTCCTCTTCGCAGGCATCGGCCTGGTCATCTCGGCGGTCACGCCGCGCCGCGGCTTCGGTATCGCGGCCGTCATCGCCGCCCTGACCATCTCCTACGGAGCGGTCTCCACCGTCCAGGCCATCGCCTTCGATCAGTCCAGTACGGGAGCCGTCCCGTGGCTCGGCCTCTTCTCGCCGATCACGCTCATCGACGGAGTGCAGACGGCCTTCCTCGGCGCCACCTCCGCCTTCCCCGGAGGGGAAGGCCCCTCGTCCGGGCAGGGCGTCGTCTACCTCATCGTCGTCCTGGGTCTCATCGCGGGCTGCTACGGCCTGCTGATGCGCCGCTACCGAAAGGTCGGGCTGTGA
- a CDS encoding metal-dependent hydrolase encodes MGDGHYTINPRRVSFDWEETPLHWIPDEPTATHVINVLHLLLPAGERWFVKVFKEALPLVGDPELLKDVKGFMGQEATHSVQHAYVLDHLAAQHLETADFTKYVDFLFERLLGEKPPLGAPIPAQEWLRFRLSVIAAIEQFTAVLGDWVLAAEGLDLADADEVMLDLLRWHGAEEVEHRAVAFDMYQHCGGAGLPRYARRIAGMAVTAPMMLYLWAWGAAYLLRHDPQVAGRPRYSLAAHNRAVRKGLLPTWKELGAAIPRYLRRSYHPSQEGSLRRAVEYLAQSPAARSAAGAIGRAAIA; translated from the coding sequence TTGGGCGACGGCCACTACACGATCAACCCGAGGCGCGTGTCCTTCGACTGGGAGGAGACCCCGCTCCACTGGATACCGGACGAGCCCACCGCCACCCACGTCATCAACGTGCTGCATCTGCTGCTGCCCGCGGGGGAGCGGTGGTTCGTGAAGGTCTTCAAGGAGGCGCTGCCGCTCGTCGGCGACCCCGAACTCCTCAAGGACGTCAAGGGATTCATGGGCCAGGAGGCGACGCACAGCGTGCAGCACGCGTACGTCCTCGACCACCTCGCGGCGCAGCACCTCGAGACCGCGGACTTCACGAAGTACGTCGACTTCCTCTTCGAGAGGCTGCTGGGCGAGAAGCCGCCCCTGGGGGCGCCGATACCGGCCCAGGAGTGGCTGCGCTTCCGGCTGTCGGTGATCGCGGCGATCGAGCAGTTCACGGCGGTGCTCGGCGACTGGGTATTGGCGGCCGAGGGCCTGGACCTCGCCGACGCCGACGAGGTCATGCTCGATCTGCTGCGCTGGCACGGCGCGGAGGAGGTCGAGCACCGCGCGGTCGCCTTCGACATGTACCAGCACTGCGGCGGCGCGGGCCTGCCACGCTACGCGCGCCGGATCGCGGGCATGGCGGTCACCGCGCCCATGATGCTGTACCTGTGGGCGTGGGGCGCCGCCTATCTGCTGCGCCACGACCCCCAGGTCGCCGGCCGCCCGCGCTACTCGCTCGCCGCCCACAACAGGGCCGTACGCAAGGGGCTGTTGCCCACCTGGAAGGAACTCGGCGCGGCCATACCCCGCTATCTGCGGCGGTCGTACCATCCGTCGCAGGAGGGATCACTGCGCAGGGCCGTGGAGTATCTGGCGCAGTCGCCGGCGGCGCGGTCGGCAGCGGGGGCGATCGGTCGGGCGGCGATCGCGTAG
- a CDS encoding ABC transporter ATP-binding protein: MTTLNIDHVSRWFGNVVAVNDITMTIGPGVTGLLGPNGAGKSTLINMMGGFLAPSTGTVTLDGRQVWRNEQIYRHIGIVPEREAMYDFLTGREFVVANAELHGLGKKAAQKALATVEMEYAQDRKISTYSKGMRQRVKMASALVHDPSLLLLDEPFNGMDPRQRMQLMDLLRRMGDEGRTVLFSSHILEEVEQLAAHIEVIVAGRHAASGDFRRIRRLMTDRPHRYLVRSSDDRTLAAALIADPSTSGIEVDLAEGALRIQAVDFGRFTALLPRVAREHGIRLLTVSPSDESLESVFSYLVAA, encoded by the coding sequence GTGACCACGCTCAACATCGACCACGTCTCGCGCTGGTTCGGCAACGTGGTGGCGGTCAACGACATCACGATGACGATCGGCCCCGGCGTCACCGGCCTGCTGGGCCCGAACGGCGCCGGCAAGTCCACCCTGATCAACATGATGGGCGGCTTCCTCGCCCCCTCCACGGGCACCGTCACCCTCGACGGCCGGCAGGTCTGGCGCAACGAGCAGATCTACCGGCACATCGGCATCGTCCCCGAGCGCGAGGCGATGTACGACTTCCTCACGGGCCGCGAATTCGTCGTCGCCAACGCCGAGTTGCACGGCCTCGGCAAGAAGGCGGCCCAGAAGGCGCTCGCCACGGTCGAGATGGAGTACGCGCAGGACCGCAAGATCTCGACGTACTCCAAGGGCATGCGGCAGCGCGTGAAGATGGCGTCCGCGCTCGTCCACGACCCCTCCCTGCTGCTGCTCGACGAGCCCTTCAACGGCATGGATCCGCGCCAGCGCATGCAGCTCATGGATCTGTTGCGGCGCATGGGCGACGAGGGCCGCACGGTGCTGTTCTCGTCCCACATCCTCGAAGAGGTCGAGCAACTCGCGGCGCACATCGAGGTGATCGTCGCCGGACGGCACGCGGCGAGCGGCGACTTCCGGCGCATCCGCCGCCTGATGACCGACCGCCCGCACCGCTACCTCGTGCGCTCCAGTGACGACCGGACGCTGGCCGCCGCGCTGATCGCCGACCCGTCGACGTCCGGCATCGAGGTCGACCTGGCGGAGGGCGCGCTGCGCATCCAGGCGGTCGACTTCGGCCGCTTCACCGCCCTGCTCCCGCGCGTCGCGCGCGAGCACGGCATCCGGCTGCTCACGGTCTCGCCGTCAGACGAGTCCCTCGAGTCCGTCTTCTCGTATCTCGTCGCGGCGTAG
- a CDS encoding ABC transporter ATP-binding protein — protein sequence MIATESLSKRFPRVTALDRLSVDVGPGVTGLVGANGAGKSTLIKILLGLSPATEGRAQVLGLDVATEGGAIRERVGYMPEHDCLPPDVSATEFVVHMARMAGLPPAAARERTADTLRHVGLYEERYRPIGGYSTGMKQRVKLAQALVHDPQLVFLDEPTNGLDPVGRDEMLGLIRRIHTDFGISVLVTSHLLGELERTCDHVVVIDGGKLLRSSSTTDFTQTTTTLAIEVTDTDEHPDGTGAVRDVLHARGIETHDGSGLPGAGHILLLTAEGEEMYDLVRDVVADLGLGLVRMEQRRHHIAEVFKDSDAQSEAQRKEAVGHGN from the coding sequence GTGATCGCGACCGAAAGCCTGAGCAAGCGGTTCCCCAGGGTGACCGCTCTTGACCGGCTCTCCGTGGACGTCGGGCCCGGTGTGACCGGACTCGTCGGAGCCAATGGAGCCGGCAAGTCCACACTGATCAAGATCCTGCTGGGTCTGTCCCCCGCCACCGAGGGCCGCGCACAAGTGCTCGGCCTCGACGTCGCCACCGAGGGCGGCGCCATCCGTGAGCGCGTCGGGTACATGCCGGAGCACGACTGCCTGCCGCCCGACGTCTCGGCCACCGAGTTCGTCGTCCACATGGCGCGCATGGCCGGGCTCCCGCCTGCCGCGGCCCGCGAGCGCACCGCGGACACGCTGCGCCACGTCGGCCTGTACGAGGAGCGCTACCGCCCCATCGGCGGCTACTCGACGGGCATGAAGCAACGCGTGAAGCTTGCGCAGGCCCTGGTCCACGACCCCCAGCTGGTCTTCCTGGACGAGCCGACCAACGGCCTCGACCCGGTCGGCCGCGACGAGATGCTCGGCCTGATCCGCCGCATCCACACCGACTTCGGCATCTCGGTCCTGGTCACCTCGCACCTCCTGGGTGAACTGGAGCGCACCTGCGACCACGTCGTCGTCATCGACGGCGGCAAGCTGCTGCGCTCCAGCTCCACCACGGACTTCACCCAGACCACCACGACCCTCGCCATCGAGGTCACCGACACCGACGAGCACCCGGACGGCACCGGCGCGGTGCGCGACGTGCTCCACGCGCGCGGGATCGAGACCCACGACGGCAGTGGCCTGCCCGGCGCCGGACACATCCTCCTGCTCACCGCCGAAGGCGAAGAGATGTACGACCTCGTCCGCGACGTCGTCGCCGACCTCGGCCTCGGCCTGGTCCGGATGGAACAGCGCCGGCACCACATCGCGGAGGTCTTCAAGGACAGCGACGCGCAAAGCGAAGCACAGCGGAAGGAGGCCGTCGGTCATGGCAATTGA
- a CDS encoding LLM class flavin-dependent oxidoreductase: protein MSLRLSTVILPYVRWHEGGRSAWQRAEQLGFHTAFTYDHLSWRTFRDGPWFGAVPTLTAAATVTERLRLGTLVTSPNFRHPVTLAKELISLDDVSNGRITLGIGAGGTGFDATALGQDPWTPRERANRFGEFVPLLDRLLTEDSVSYGGDYYSAHEARNIPGCVQRPRLPFAVAATGPRGLKLAAQYGQAWVTTGDPKLYETGTPAQSVQAIREQADKLADACAAIGRDANELDKILLTGFTPDRGRPLESLDAFVDFAGRHAELGFTDIVIHWPIPDSDFAADVKVFERIAMDALAQLP from the coding sequence ATGAGTCTGCGTCTGAGCACCGTGATCCTGCCGTACGTCCGCTGGCACGAGGGCGGGCGTTCCGCCTGGCAGCGTGCGGAGCAGCTCGGCTTCCACACCGCGTTCACGTACGACCATCTGTCGTGGCGGACCTTCCGCGACGGCCCCTGGTTCGGGGCGGTCCCGACGCTGACCGCCGCGGCCACCGTCACCGAGCGCCTCCGCCTCGGCACGCTCGTGACCTCGCCGAACTTCCGGCACCCGGTGACCCTCGCCAAGGAACTGATCTCCCTCGACGACGTCTCGAACGGCCGGATCACCCTGGGCATCGGCGCGGGCGGCACCGGCTTCGACGCCACCGCGCTCGGCCAGGACCCATGGACCCCGCGCGAGCGCGCCAACCGCTTCGGCGAGTTCGTGCCGCTGCTCGACCGGCTGCTCACCGAGGACTCCGTTTCGTACGGCGGTGACTACTACTCGGCGCACGAGGCGCGCAACATCCCTGGCTGTGTCCAGCGCCCCCGGCTGCCATTCGCGGTGGCCGCCACCGGTCCGCGTGGACTGAAGCTCGCAGCTCAGTACGGGCAGGCGTGGGTGACGACCGGCGACCCGAAGCTGTACGAAACGGGCACCCCCGCCCAGTCGGTTCAGGCCATTCGCGAGCAGGCCGACAAGCTGGCCGACGCATGCGCCGCGATCGGCCGGGACGCGAACGAGCTCGACAAGATCCTGCTCACCGGCTTCACCCCGGACCGCGGCCGTCCGCTGGAGTCCCTGGACGCATTCGTTGATTTCGCGGGCAGGCACGCGGAGCTGGGCTTCACCGACATCGTGATCCACTGGCCGATCCCCGACTCGGATTTCGCGGCCGATGTGAAGGTCTTCGAGCGCATCGCCATGGATGCGTTGGCACAGCTGCCTTGA
- a CDS encoding SDR family oxidoreductase → MSLEGARERWVRTGGVELCVAELGDETQPTVVLVHGYPDSKEVWSEVAKRLAGHFHVVLYDVRGHGRSTAPQPLRGGFTLEKLTDDFLAVVDAVSPDKPVHLVGHDWGSVQSWEFVTVQRTEGRIASFTSMSGPSLDHFGHWIKQRMKRPTPRKVGQLLGQGAKSWYVYLLHTPFLPELAWRGPLGKQWPKILQRVEKVPAGDYPTPSLPTDAAHGAWLYRDNVRARLNRPREDAYAHAPVQLVTPLGDAFLSERLYDELEQWAPQLVRRTLPAKHWIPRTRPDQLAAWITEFVHANEDGVPLQDIVATGKYADRFGGQLVLVTGAGSGIGRATAFAFAEAGARVIAVDRDAESAARTAEMSRLIGSPEAWAETVDVSDEQAMEKLAEKVATEYGVVDVLVNNAGIGLSGSFFDTTAEDWKKVLDVNLWGVIHGCRLFGKQMAERGQGGHIVNTASAAAYQPSKALPAYSTSKAAVLMLSECLRAELAGQGIGVSAICPGFVNTNITSTARFAGVDALEEKRRQKKSARLYGLRNYPPEKVADAILRAVVRNQAVVPVTPEARGAHLMSRFTPKALRAIARLEPPL, encoded by the coding sequence GTGAGTCTCGAAGGCGCGCGCGAGCGCTGGGTACGGACGGGCGGAGTCGAGCTGTGCGTAGCCGAGTTGGGCGACGAGACGCAGCCCACGGTGGTGCTCGTGCACGGCTATCCGGACTCCAAGGAGGTGTGGTCCGAGGTCGCGAAGCGCCTTGCCGGCCACTTCCATGTCGTGCTGTACGACGTACGGGGACACGGCAGGTCGACGGCGCCGCAGCCGCTGCGCGGCGGGTTCACCCTGGAGAAGCTGACCGACGACTTCCTGGCCGTCGTGGACGCGGTCAGCCCCGACAAGCCGGTGCACCTGGTGGGGCACGACTGGGGTTCGGTGCAGTCGTGGGAGTTCGTCACCGTCCAGCGCACCGAGGGCCGGATCGCGTCCTTCACGTCGATGTCCGGGCCGTCCCTGGACCACTTCGGGCACTGGATCAAGCAGCGTATGAAGCGGCCGACCCCGCGCAAGGTCGGCCAGCTCCTGGGCCAGGGCGCCAAGTCCTGGTACGTGTACCTGCTGCACACGCCCTTCCTGCCCGAGCTGGCCTGGCGCGGCCCCCTCGGCAAGCAGTGGCCGAAGATCCTCCAGCGGGTCGAGAAGGTGCCCGCGGGCGACTACCCGACCCCGTCGCTGCCGACCGACGCGGCGCACGGCGCCTGGCTGTACCGGGACAACGTACGGGCCCGGCTGAACCGGCCGCGCGAGGACGCGTACGCGCACGCGCCCGTGCAGCTCGTCACGCCCCTGGGCGACGCGTTTCTCTCCGAGCGGCTCTACGACGAGCTGGAGCAGTGGGCCCCACAGCTGGTGCGCCGTACGCTCCCGGCCAAGCACTGGATTCCGCGCACACGCCCGGATCAGCTCGCCGCCTGGATCACTGAGTTCGTCCACGCCAACGAGGACGGAGTGCCCCTGCAGGACATTGTGGCCACCGGCAAGTACGCGGACCGCTTCGGCGGGCAGCTGGTGCTGGTCACCGGAGCGGGCAGCGGTATCGGACGGGCCACCGCCTTCGCGTTCGCCGAGGCCGGCGCGCGTGTGATCGCCGTCGACCGGGACGCCGAGAGCGCGGCTCGCACCGCGGAGATGTCCCGGTTGATCGGCTCCCCCGAAGCCTGGGCCGAGACGGTCGACGTCTCCGACGAGCAGGCCATGGAGAAGCTCGCCGAGAAGGTCGCCACCGAGTACGGCGTGGTGGACGTGCTGGTGAACAACGCCGGGATCGGCCTGTCGGGGTCCTTCTTCGACACGACCGCCGAGGACTGGAAGAAGGTCCTCGACGTCAATCTGTGGGGCGTGATCCACGGCTGCCGGCTCTTCGGGAAGCAGATGGCCGAGCGCGGTCAGGGCGGCCACATCGTCAACACCGCGTCGGCGGCGGCGTACCAGCCCTCCAAGGCGCTGCCCGCCTACAGCACCTCCAAGGCGGCCGTCCTGATGCTCAGCGAGTGCCTGCGCGCGGAGCTGGCGGGGCAAGGCATCGGCGTCTCGGCGATCTGCCCGGGCTTCGTCAACACGAACATCACCTCGACCGCGCGCTTCGCCGGGGTCGACGCCCTGGAGGAGAAGCGGCGCCAGAAGAAGTCGGCGCGGCTGTACGGGCTGCGCAACTACCCGCCGGAGAAGGTGGCCGACGCGATCCTGCGCGCGGTGGTCCGCAACCAGGCGGTCGTGCCGGTCACCCCGGAGGCACGCGGCGCCCACCTCATGTCGCGCTTCACGCCGAAGGCGCTGCGCGCGATCGCGCGATTGGAGCCACCGTTGTGA
- a CDS encoding MerR family transcriptional regulator, with the protein MNDESVGVAYRIEDLAHHSGATVRTIRAYQDRGLLPRPERRGRANVYADAHLARLRQIADLLDRGYTLASIKELLEAWDTGRGLGGILGLVAEVDGPWTDEEAARISRAELDERFGGSPDDAAVADAVELGVLEPIPGDEDSFLVPSPQELAVAAELHAAGVPLSAISGHLRELRGQVEHIASRFLEFTTEHVFARYLGEHPPTDADAAEAASLVRRLRPLAQQTVDAELARAMRLFANRYLHHHLGAGQPMERRDETHTVEIPLDTMRAVERLVGAEQVAVFITAAAEREVQARTLDRLTSNHSNTSKIDETA; encoded by the coding sequence GTGAACGACGAATCGGTCGGTGTCGCCTACCGGATCGAGGATCTGGCACACCACAGCGGTGCCACGGTCCGGACGATCCGCGCCTATCAGGACCGCGGGCTGCTCCCCCGCCCGGAGCGGCGCGGCCGCGCCAACGTGTACGCGGACGCCCATCTGGCCCGGCTGCGGCAGATCGCCGATCTCCTCGACCGCGGCTACACGCTGGCCTCCATCAAGGAGCTCCTGGAGGCCTGGGACACGGGCCGGGGCCTCGGCGGCATCCTTGGCCTGGTCGCGGAGGTCGACGGGCCCTGGACCGACGAGGAGGCCGCCCGGATCTCGCGGGCCGAGCTCGACGAGCGGTTCGGCGGCAGCCCGGACGACGCCGCGGTCGCCGACGCCGTGGAGCTCGGCGTGCTGGAGCCGATTCCCGGCGACGAGGACTCCTTCCTCGTCCCGAGCCCTCAAGAGCTGGCCGTAGCCGCCGAGTTGCACGCGGCGGGCGTTCCGCTGTCCGCGATCTCCGGTCATTTGCGGGAGTTGAGGGGCCAGGTCGAGCACATCGCCTCCCGTTTCCTGGAGTTCACGACCGAGCACGTCTTCGCGCGGTATCTGGGGGAGCACCCGCCGACCGACGCGGACGCGGCCGAAGCGGCCTCGCTCGTACGACGGCTGCGACCGCTCGCGCAGCAGACGGTCGACGCCGAACTGGCCCGTGCCATGCGGCTGTTCGCCAACCGGTACCTGCATCATCACCTTGGCGCGGGGCAACCGATGGAGCGCAGGGACGAGACGCATACCGTGGAGATTCCTCTGGACACAATGCGGGCTGTGGAGCGGCTGGTTGGCGCGGAGCAGGTGGCAGTCTTCATCACGGCCGCCGCTGAACGGGAAGTACAGGCCCGGACCTTGGACCGTCTCACCTCAAACCACAGCAATACCAGCAAGATTGACGAAACAGCATAA
- a CDS encoding Cof-type HAD-IIB family hydrolase — MRENGPVTSATRRPETPASTVPPRLIATDLDGTLLRDDKSVSERTIAALAAAEEAGVEVFFVTGRPARWMDVVSDHVHGHGLAICGNGAAVVDLHGGPGAHRFVKIRELAPDIALRVVQSLRAAAPGTVCAVERTYGLHLEPGYPSLHMEPPETVAPAEKLLSEDALDADQPVLKVLAYHPEMDPDDFLTVARHAILDRANVTRSSPSALLEISGPGVSKASTLALCCAERGISHEEVVAFGDMPNDVEMLTWAGQSYAMGNAHPEVIAAASGRTVANNDDGVAVVIERILAERL, encoded by the coding sequence ATGCGGGAGAATGGGCCCGTGACCTCAGCGACTCGACGGCCCGAGACCCCGGCCTCCACCGTTCCGCCGCGGCTGATCGCCACGGATCTCGACGGCACCCTGTTGCGCGACGACAAGTCGGTGTCCGAGCGCACGATCGCCGCGCTCGCCGCCGCCGAGGAGGCGGGCGTCGAGGTCTTCTTCGTCACCGGCCGCCCGGCCCGCTGGATGGACGTCGTCAGCGACCATGTCCACGGGCACGGCCTGGCGATCTGCGGCAACGGCGCCGCCGTGGTCGACCTGCACGGCGGCCCCGGCGCCCACCGCTTCGTCAAGATCCGGGAGTTGGCGCCCGACATCGCGCTCCGCGTCGTCCAATCGCTGCGCGCCGCCGCACCCGGCACCGTGTGCGCCGTCGAACGGACGTACGGCCTGCATCTCGAACCGGGCTACCCCTCGCTGCACATGGAGCCCCCGGAGACCGTCGCGCCCGCCGAGAAGCTCCTCTCCGAGGACGCCCTGGACGCCGATCAGCCGGTGCTCAAGGTGCTCGCGTACCACCCCGAGATGGACCCGGACGACTTCCTCACCGTCGCCCGTCACGCCATCCTCGACCGGGCCAACGTCACCCGCTCCAGCCCCAGCGCGCTCCTTGAGATCAGCGGCCCCGGCGTCTCCAAGGCCAGCACCCTCGCACTGTGCTGCGCCGAACGCGGCATCTCCCACGAGGAGGTCGTCGCCTTCGGTGACATGCCGAACGACGTCGAGATGCTCACCTGGGCCGGCCAGTCGTACGCCATGGGCAACGCCCACCCCGAGGTGATCGCGGCGGCCTCCGGGCGCACGGTCGCCAACAACGACGACGGGGTGGCGGTCGTGATCGAGCGGATACTCGCGGAGCGGTTGTAG